Proteins encoded by one window of Shewanella avicenniae:
- the xerD gene encoding site-specific tyrosine recombinase XerD, which translates to MPKPYQADPIIEAFIDDLWSERGLSDNTLSAYRTDLQHFDQYLQQRGVRLIDAARDVVQDYLGKRFDEGLKASSQARLMSSLRRFYGFLLVGKQIDKDPMALISSPKLARKLPDTLTEADIDALLAEPNAEDTIEARDKAMLELLYATGLRVSELVGLTMEQLGLRQGLVRITGKGGKERLVPLGEFALEELERYLSHTRPLLLGEVASDVVFPSSRCRMMTRQTFWHRIKLYALRAGITKALSPHTLRHAFATHLLNHGADLRVVQLLLGHSSLSTTQIYTHVAQARLQQLHSQFHPRG; encoded by the coding sequence ATGCCAAAGCCGTATCAGGCGGATCCCATTATTGAAGCCTTTATTGATGACCTGTGGTCAGAGCGCGGTTTGAGTGATAATACCTTGTCGGCCTATCGCACCGACTTGCAGCATTTTGATCAGTATCTGCAGCAGCGTGGAGTGCGCTTGATTGATGCCGCCCGCGATGTGGTGCAGGACTATCTCGGTAAGCGCTTTGACGAAGGCTTAAAAGCCAGTTCGCAGGCCAGACTCATGAGTAGCTTGCGGCGCTTTTACGGTTTTTTGTTAGTGGGCAAGCAGATCGACAAAGACCCAATGGCATTGATCTCATCGCCAAAACTGGCGCGTAAGCTGCCCGATACCCTCACTGAGGCAGATATTGACGCCTTGTTGGCCGAACCCAATGCCGAAGACACCATCGAAGCACGCGATAAAGCGATGCTTGAGCTGCTGTATGCCACCGGCTTACGGGTCAGCGAGCTGGTGGGGTTGACCATGGAGCAACTCGGCTTACGCCAAGGCTTAGTGCGCATTACCGGTAAAGGCGGCAAGGAGCGCTTAGTGCCGCTGGGTGAATTCGCGCTGGAAGAGTTGGAGCGCTATCTGAGCCACACGCGGCCATTGCTGCTGGGCGAGGTTGCCAGTGATGTGGTGTTTCCATCGAGCCGCTGCCGCATGATGACGCGGCAAACCTTTTGGCACCGCATCAAGTTATATGCGCTGCGCGCTGGGATTACCAAGGCGTTGTCGCCGCATACTCTGCGACACGCGTTTGCCACACATTTGCTGAATCACGGCGCTGATTTACGGGTGGTGCAGTTACTGCTGGGGCATAGTTCCTTATCAACCACCCAAATCTATACCCACGTCGCCCAAGCGCGTTTGCAACAGTTACATAGTCAATTTCATCCGCGCGGTTAA
- the dsbC gene encoding bifunctional protein-disulfide isomerase/oxidoreductase DsbC, which translates to MKLPRIVTLCLSLAVAPMLFAATPAGKYDELKQQLTDRLGIEINALTDSPIEGLLQAVTSHGILYVSADGTKLMQGTIYDLKNRMNNLTEAAMAQPRLEQLKPFENEMLVYKAKNEKHVVTVFTDITCGYCRKLHQQMQEYNDLGITVRYMAYPRAGVPSKVAEDMESIWCAKDPLKAMDDAKAGKSVPSATCKANIAAQYNLGVSFGINGTPSLILENGTMLPGYMPPEKLNDALSTLN; encoded by the coding sequence ATGAAATTGCCCCGGATTGTTACCCTGTGCTTATCGCTTGCGGTAGCGCCAATGTTGTTTGCTGCGACACCCGCAGGTAAATATGACGAGTTAAAACAACAACTCACCGACCGACTCGGTATTGAAATCAATGCCCTGACCGATTCACCGATCGAGGGATTGCTGCAAGCTGTGACCAGCCACGGCATCTTGTACGTGTCTGCCGATGGCACTAAGTTGATGCAGGGCACTATCTACGATTTAAAAAATCGCATGAATAACCTCACCGAAGCGGCAATGGCGCAACCACGTTTGGAGCAGTTGAAGCCGTTTGAAAATGAGATGCTGGTGTACAAAGCCAAAAACGAAAAGCATGTGGTGACGGTGTTTACCGATATCACCTGTGGCTATTGCCGTAAGCTGCATCAACAGATGCAAGAGTATAACGATCTCGGCATTACCGTGCGTTACATGGCTTATCCTCGCGCAGGTGTACCATCGAAAGTGGCGGAAGATATGGAATCTATCTGGTGCGCTAAAGATCCATTGAAAGCGATGGATGATGCCAAAGCCGGAAAATCTGTGCCAAGCGCCACCTGTAAAGCGAATATCGCCGCTCAGTACAATCTCGGCGTAAGCTTCGGTATCAACGGCACGCCATCACTCATTTTAGAAAACGGCACCATGCTGCCAGGCTATATGCCACCAGAGAAACTGAACGATGCGCTAAGCACGCTGAACTAA